One stretch of Halobacillus litoralis DNA includes these proteins:
- the trpB gene encoding tryptophan synthase subunit beta: protein MQVFPDLKGRYGDFGGKYVPETLMGPLQELEEALDQAMADPAFLEEYHHVLKEYAGRPTSLSYADKLTGHLGGAKIYLKREDLNHTGAHKLNNAIGQALLAKRMGKEKIIAETGAGQHGVASATVAAKFGLQCIVFMGEEDIRRQELNVFRMKLLGAEVVSVSSGNGTLKDATNEAIRYWVANCEDHFYLIGSVVGPHPYPRMVRDFQRIIGDESKRQFLEVEKELPDRIFACVGGGSNAMGMFYPFLEDTSELIGVEAAGKGTDTPEHAATLSKGTPGVIHGSMTYLMQDENGQITEPYSISAGLDYPGIGPEHAHLFQTKQVRYEAITDKEALEALKLLTQTEGIIPAIESAHALAQAFKEAPQMNHNETILINLSGRGDKDMATLMEHLQEEV, encoded by the coding sequence TTGCAAGTATTTCCTGATTTAAAAGGACGCTACGGTGATTTTGGGGGCAAATATGTACCGGAAACCCTCATGGGTCCGTTGCAAGAGCTGGAAGAAGCGCTTGATCAAGCAATGGCGGATCCGGCCTTTTTAGAAGAGTACCATCATGTGTTAAAAGAGTATGCAGGACGCCCCACTTCTTTGTCTTACGCAGACAAATTGACCGGCCACCTTGGAGGAGCAAAAATATATTTGAAACGTGAAGACTTGAACCATACAGGCGCACACAAGCTTAACAACGCCATTGGTCAAGCTTTGCTGGCTAAAAGAATGGGGAAAGAGAAAATCATTGCGGAAACAGGAGCAGGACAGCATGGGGTTGCATCAGCTACGGTTGCCGCTAAATTTGGACTTCAGTGTATTGTGTTCATGGGAGAAGAAGATATCCGTAGACAGGAGCTGAACGTTTTCAGGATGAAGCTGCTCGGAGCGGAAGTCGTTTCAGTTTCAAGTGGAAATGGAACCCTCAAGGATGCGACGAATGAAGCGATCCGCTATTGGGTGGCCAACTGTGAAGACCACTTCTATTTAATCGGCTCTGTCGTCGGCCCCCATCCTTATCCTCGCATGGTTCGGGATTTTCAGCGGATTATTGGCGACGAATCTAAACGTCAATTTTTGGAGGTAGAGAAAGAGCTTCCGGATCGTATTTTTGCCTGTGTTGGTGGTGGAAGCAACGCTATGGGAATGTTTTACCCATTCCTTGAAGACACGAGTGAATTGATAGGAGTAGAGGCTGCTGGGAAAGGAACGGACACACCTGAACATGCAGCGACGCTTTCAAAAGGAACCCCTGGTGTCATTCACGGATCAATGACCTATCTCATGCAAGATGAAAATGGACAAATTACCGAGCCATATTCCATTTCTGCAGGTCTCGACTATCCTGGGATCGGTCCGGAGCATGCTCATTTATTCCAGACGAAACAAGTACGTTATGAAGCAATAACAGATAAAGAAGCGCTAGAAGCATTGAAGCTTCTGACACAAACAGAGGGAATTATCCCTGCGATTGAGAGTGCCCACGCCCTTGCGCAGGCATTTAAAGAAGCACCTCAAATGAATCACAATGAAACGATTTTGATTAACCTTTCCGGCCGTGGGGATAAAGATATGGCCACATTGATGGAACATTTGCAGGAGGAGGTCTGA
- the trpA gene encoding tryptophan synthase subunit alpha produces MLTKTSFQGKLTKTENLFIPFIVAGDPSPELTIQFALRLQEEGADVLELGVPYSDPLADGPTIQRAAQRALKSGMSLRKAIELVPKLREHGLEIPVVIFTYYNPVLQIGHEEFFKLLEHNGVEGLLIPDLPFEESEEIRNQSEEKGIEFISLVAPNSDQRIKQIAEHAKGFLYCVSSLGVTGERKEMSAEALTFIEKVRQHSQVPVAVGFGISTNDHVRLVRDHADGVIIGSKIIRLIEAELENIEKGKMDEALKHFTNEIRALVQ; encoded by the coding sequence ATGCTGACGAAGACATCATTTCAGGGGAAACTAACGAAAACAGAAAATTTGTTCATCCCGTTTATTGTAGCTGGAGACCCTAGTCCGGAATTGACGATTCAATTCGCTTTGCGTTTGCAGGAAGAAGGTGCGGATGTTTTAGAGTTGGGTGTCCCTTATTCGGATCCACTTGCGGACGGACCGACGATACAAAGAGCAGCTCAACGTGCATTGAAGTCAGGAATGTCTTTACGTAAAGCCATTGAGCTTGTTCCGAAGTTGCGAGAACATGGACTCGAAATTCCAGTTGTGATTTTCACTTATTACAACCCTGTTCTTCAAATCGGGCATGAGGAATTCTTTAAACTATTAGAACATAATGGAGTCGAAGGGCTTCTTATACCCGATCTCCCATTTGAAGAAAGTGAGGAAATTCGTAACCAGTCAGAAGAAAAAGGCATCGAATTTATATCCCTCGTTGCCCCTAACTCAGATCAAAGGATCAAGCAGATTGCGGAACATGCGAAAGGTTTTCTATATTGTGTTTCTTCTCTGGGAGTAACAGGAGAGAGAAAAGAAATGTCTGCCGAAGCTTTGACCTTCATTGAAAAAGTAAGACAGCACAGCCAAGTTCCAGTAGCTGTCGGGTTCGGTATATCAACGAATGATCATGTTCGACTTGTGAGAGATCATGCAGACGGCGTCATCATTGGAAGTAAAATCATTCGATTGATCGAAGCGGAGCTTGAAAATATTGAAAAAGGTAAAATGGACGAAGCTCTCAAACATTTCACCAATGAAATAAGAGCACTCGTTCAGTAA
- a CDS encoding methyl-accepting chemotaxis protein has protein sequence MLRKRKKSKQGSIWNRNLQRQILIPFLTLITAAGIIIGYASYTFGVSITTDELTDNVEKQMNSLNDSFELFFQSQEDIVNHYSQEQAFINYASEKDRVIRRMDDIRSSNEIIKNAYMGVEESGETITDSTLTLPSEFDPRERPWYKDAVENGSLIWTAPYMDTNTNETIMSVARAVMDDNEVMGVFSIDLNMNSLLNLVEGVKIADSGYAAIFDGKGTFLSHPDPELVGTDVSEESYYVKIMEQDQPSGVITYEYDGKEKTLGYSINETTGWIIVGTVDKAELEEKGAAVLLPITITVLAILILSVIVSVIIARRIRQPITDLQKNMKRVEEGDLTVDLIQHRDDEIGQLSASTHEMKESIKRIIEQLQEATAAVSEQSRGLKQSADEVREGSEQIASTMEELSAGSESQAHSSSRLSEMIDSFVNEIKEAQQNGENVADSSQQVLSLTNDGSEMMQHSVNQMQNIDQIVKDAVEKVGGLDQQSQEISKLVQVIQDIAEQTNLLSLNAAIEAARAGEHGKGFAVVADEVRKLAEQVTNSVEDITEIVTGIQKESTIVVTTLKHGYEEVDQGTKQMKITGETFNRIEESVTDMVAKSREISDKLSKISNDSYEMNASIEEVASVSQESAAGVEQVTAAAQQSNSSVEEVSHSADELSSLSKQLNEQIRQFKVKE, from the coding sequence ATGCTAAGAAAAAGAAAAAAGAGTAAACAAGGTTCCATTTGGAATCGAAACTTGCAGAGGCAGATTTTGATTCCATTCCTCACTTTAATTACCGCCGCTGGCATCATCATTGGTTATGCGAGCTATACATTCGGCGTTTCCATTACGACCGATGAACTGACCGACAATGTGGAGAAACAAATGAACTCCTTAAATGATTCATTCGAATTGTTTTTCCAATCTCAAGAAGATATCGTCAATCATTACTCTCAGGAACAAGCATTCATCAATTATGCTTCTGAAAAAGACCGCGTCATTCGGCGTATGGATGACATCCGCTCTTCCAACGAAATCATTAAAAATGCCTATATGGGCGTCGAAGAATCTGGAGAAACAATTACTGATTCTACATTGACTTTACCGTCTGAGTTCGATCCTAGAGAGCGCCCTTGGTATAAAGATGCCGTCGAAAACGGAAGCCTTATATGGACAGCTCCCTATATGGATACCAATACCAATGAAACAATTATGAGTGTAGCCCGCGCTGTTATGGATGACAATGAAGTGATGGGAGTATTCTCCATTGACCTTAATATGAACTCACTTCTTAATCTTGTGGAAGGTGTGAAGATCGCCGATTCCGGTTACGCAGCGATTTTTGATGGAAAGGGTACATTCCTTTCCCATCCAGATCCAGAACTTGTAGGTACAGATGTATCTGAGGAAAGTTATTATGTGAAGATTATGGAACAAGATCAACCTTCAGGCGTCATCACATACGAATATGATGGAAAAGAAAAAACCTTAGGTTACTCGATCAATGAAACGACTGGCTGGATCATCGTCGGAACAGTAGATAAAGCAGAACTCGAAGAAAAAGGAGCTGCAGTTCTTCTACCGATTACCATCACCGTTTTAGCCATTTTGATCCTATCCGTGATCGTTTCAGTGATAATAGCGCGTCGTATTCGTCAGCCAATTACTGACTTACAAAAAAATATGAAACGTGTCGAAGAAGGCGACTTGACGGTTGACCTCATCCAACACAGAGACGATGAAATCGGACAATTGTCAGCTTCCACCCACGAAATGAAAGAAAGCATCAAAAGAATTATCGAACAATTGCAAGAAGCAACAGCAGCTGTATCTGAACAAAGCAGAGGATTGAAACAATCCGCTGATGAAGTTCGCGAAGGAAGTGAACAAATTGCTTCCACAATGGAAGAACTTTCAGCTGGTTCTGAATCACAAGCGCATAGCTCCTCTCGCTTGTCTGAAATGATTGATTCATTCGTAAACGAAATTAAGGAAGCCCAACAAAACGGAGAAAACGTTGCGGACTCTTCTCAGCAAGTTTTATCCTTGACGAATGATGGCAGTGAAATGATGCAGCACTCGGTAAATCAAATGCAGAACATCGATCAGATAGTTAAAGATGCCGTTGAAAAAGTAGGTGGTCTAGATCAACAATCCCAAGAGATATCTAAACTTGTACAAGTGATTCAAGATATCGCAGAGCAAACCAATTTACTATCTTTGAATGCTGCTATTGAAGCTGCTCGAGCTGGAGAACACGGAAAAGGCTTTGCTGTTGTCGCAGATGAGGTTCGTAAATTAGCCGAGCAGGTCACCAACTCGGTAGAAGATATCACAGAGATTGTCACAGGCATTCAAAAGGAGTCTACGATTGTCGTTACAACTTTAAAGCATGGATACGAAGAAGTCGATCAAGGTACAAAACAAATGAAGATAACTGGTGAAACATTTAATAGAATTGAAGAATCTGTGACAGATATGGTAGCCAAAAGTCGTGAAATTTCCGACAAACTCTCGAAAATTTCTAATGACAGCTATGAAATGAATGCTTCTATCGAAGAGGTGGCATCTGTTTCACAGGAATCTGCAGCCGGCGTAGAACAAGTGACTGCAGCTGCCCAACAATCCAACAGCTCCGTGGAAGAGGTTTCTCATAGTGCAGACGAATTGTCTTCTCTTTCCAAACAATTAAATGAACAAATCCGCCAGTTTAAAGTAAAAGAGTAA
- a CDS encoding sodium:solute symporter family protein yields MELQQDPTLLWFIAIYGILMVGIGVFMSKKVAGSEDFVLAGKSLGPFVLMGTLLATWTGSGSISGGETSMAFSYGILPSLMMMLPTLVGIIILYVVAPKIREHGKFTVAGILESKYGRTSRNLASVIIILAYVGIVSYQMKGFGFILNLTTGMTVQTGTMIGAAMIIFLAMIGGLRSVSQTDAISGFLMVGGLIITVPTIIMVAGGWSEIVANVPESHMSATGGLTTIQMIGYLLPSLFLLLGDQNMYQRLASSKGDKSAKRAQMGWLIAMIVISPSISLIAFASRSIFPDIDPGMALMATTVAMPVAIGGILLAAAASFIITTGNSYLLSAATNLTYDLYGKYVNKDASDKKLLAMTRIFIVALGIFAFVIISYFPTVLSVQMYAYTVYGAGLTPAVLAVFFWKRVNAIGGVSSMIAGVLATLTWEIVLGQPFEVNSVVVAVPVAVIVLIVATLMTTSGSQAEKAAKAS; encoded by the coding sequence ATGGAACTGCAACAAGATCCAACTTTGTTATGGTTTATAGCAATTTACGGAATATTAATGGTCGGCATCGGTGTATTCATGTCGAAAAAAGTAGCCGGCAGTGAGGACTTCGTATTAGCCGGTAAAAGTCTAGGACCTTTTGTATTGATGGGAACGCTTCTAGCCACATGGACAGGAAGCGGAAGTATTTCAGGTGGAGAAACGTCTATGGCTTTCTCATATGGTATTCTTCCTTCTTTGATGATGATGCTCCCAACGTTAGTCGGTATTATCATTCTTTATGTCGTCGCACCTAAAATCCGCGAACACGGAAAATTCACCGTTGCCGGTATTTTAGAGTCGAAATATGGGCGTACATCCCGTAACCTTGCGAGTGTTATTATCATTCTTGCTTATGTCGGTATTGTTTCTTATCAGATGAAAGGCTTTGGATTCATTCTTAATTTGACAACGGGAATGACCGTGCAGACAGGTACGATGATTGGTGCTGCCATGATTATCTTCCTTGCAATGATCGGTGGACTTCGTTCTGTATCTCAAACGGACGCCATCAGTGGATTTTTGATGGTGGGAGGTCTGATCATTACTGTCCCTACAATCATTATGGTTGCAGGTGGTTGGAGTGAAATCGTCGCTAATGTTCCCGAGTCCCACATGAGTGCTACGGGTGGTTTAACAACGATTCAAATGATTGGTTATTTGCTGCCTTCTTTGTTCTTATTACTTGGTGACCAAAACATGTATCAGCGTCTTGCATCTTCCAAAGGGGATAAATCTGCGAAGCGTGCACAAATGGGTTGGCTGATTGCGATGATCGTCATTTCACCATCTATTTCATTGATCGCCTTCGCCTCCCGTTCCATATTCCCGGATATCGATCCAGGAATGGCATTGATGGCTACTACAGTAGCAATGCCGGTAGCTATCGGTGGTATTTTGCTTGCGGCAGCGGCTTCCTTTATCATTACGACAGGAAACTCATACTTGCTGTCTGCAGCTACGAACCTGACGTATGACCTTTATGGTAAATATGTAAATAAAGACGCTTCTGACAAAAAGCTTCTGGCTATGACAAGAATCTTCATCGTAGCCCTTGGTATCTTCGCTTTTGTAATCATCAGTTATTTCCCAACCGTACTAAGTGTCCAAATGTATGCTTACACGGTTTATGGAGCAGGATTGACTCCGGCTGTCCTTGCCGTGTTCTTCTGGAAACGCGTCAATGCAATCGGTGGTGTATCTTCCATGATCGCTGGTGTACTGGCAACATTGACATGGGAAATTGTTCTAGGTCAGCCATTTGAAGTGAACAGTGTAGTAGTAGCTGTGCCTGTTGCGGTTATCGTCTTGATTGTCGCAACACTAATGACTACCTCTGGATCTCAGGCCGAAAAGGCTGCAAAAGCTTCATAA
- a CDS encoding AMP-binding protein, whose translation MDIAFIGFTSGVTSLPKAATFTHTNLIQTALSIHEVDAVKADDDYLSFLSLAWICEQVMAVGLSLTRGMTINFPEEPSTILNDLREIGPHLIQAPPRTYENMLTRFQIRINDSTRLKKKNI comes from the coding sequence ATGGATATTGCTTTCATTGGGTTTACTTCCGGAGTGACAAGTCTTCCAAAAGCTGCGACCTTCACACATACCAACCTGATTCAAACGGCTTTATCTATTCATGAGGTAGATGCTGTAAAAGCCGATGACGACTACTTATCCTTCCTGTCTCTCGCTTGGATTTGTGAACAAGTGATGGCGGTCGGACTCTCCCTGACGAGAGGAATGACCATTAATTTTCCTGAAGAACCTTCCACCATTTTAAATGATCTAAGAGAAATTGGACCTCACTTAATTCAAGCACCTCCACGAACATATGAGAACATGTTGACCCGCTTCCAAATTCGAATAAATGATTCCACACGCCTGAAGAAAAAAAATATATGA
- a CDS encoding AMP-binding protein, giving the protein MSYSLNDFFMYSAIRDHLGLSRLKRAYVTGGRLNRGAFEFLQGLGVNVKQTYGMVETTGYASIQRDHEWTPAGAGKPLPGLSMNIASRGEVQVEGLQVFAGYLGGHPVTEFSTGDYGQILDAGEMEIRGRMEERLALDSTDGQSSSEIETELRKSHYLQEAVVFGEGRSYLTAMLTIHRASVGRWAEKNQISYTSYRDLTMHPEVIDLIKDEVVEMMSSLPEESRIKRFVILPEELRLSEGEMTSTQKTVRRNVEKNYKRYLAALYNDDGQFDTLSSLKSEETNEGEIVPVILLDRSQGVA; this is encoded by the coding sequence ATGAGTTACTCTTTGAATGACTTTTTCATGTACAGTGCTATACGCGACCATTTGGGACTTTCGCGTTTAAAAAGAGCTTATGTGACAGGCGGCAGATTAAATAGGGGTGCTTTTGAGTTTCTCCAAGGATTAGGAGTAAACGTGAAACAAACGTATGGAATGGTTGAAACCACAGGGTATGCTTCTATTCAGAGGGATCATGAATGGACGCCAGCAGGTGCGGGGAAACCATTGCCGGGCCTATCTATGAATATAGCTTCCAGGGGAGAGGTGCAAGTCGAAGGTCTTCAGGTTTTTGCTGGTTATTTAGGAGGCCATCCGGTTACGGAATTTTCTACAGGGGATTACGGCCAAATCCTTGATGCTGGGGAAATGGAAATTCGAGGAAGAATGGAAGAGCGATTGGCTCTGGATTCGACGGATGGACAATCCTCCAGTGAGATAGAAACTGAGCTTCGTAAGAGTCATTATTTACAAGAAGCTGTAGTGTTTGGTGAAGGTCGCTCTTATCTGACGGCCATGCTCACCATTCATCGGGCAAGCGTAGGGCGTTGGGCAGAGAAAAATCAAATCTCCTATACAAGCTATCGGGATTTGACGATGCATCCAGAGGTCATTGACCTCATTAAGGATGAAGTTGTGGAAATGATGTCATCCTTACCGGAAGAAAGTCGCATCAAACGGTTCGTCATCCTTCCTGAAGAGTTACGCCTGAGTGAAGGTGAGATGACGTCTACACAGAAAACGGTAAGAAGAAATGTGGAAAAAAATTATAAACGTTATTTAGCTGCGTTATATAACGATGACGGACAGTTTGATACCCTTTCAAGTCTAAAATCTGAAGAAACGAACGAGGGGGAAATCGTGCCCGTCATCTTATTAGATCGATCACAGGGGGTGGCTTGA
- a CDS encoding anthranilate synthase component II has translation MIYMIDHYDSFTYNLVQYLGELGEEVIVKRNDEVVIEEIEELSPDLIFLSPGPCSPGETPMTLDVIDRFKGDIPIFGVCLGHQAIAQVFGGSVVRSEKLMHGKSSRIFHDGKGIYEGLSNPMEAMRYHSLIVELSDLPECFEVTASTVEGELMGIRHLTFPIEGVQFHPESIGTGEGKQLLKNVIQNRVKAFIP, from the coding sequence GTGATCTATATGATCGACCACTATGACTCTTTCACCTACAATCTCGTCCAGTATCTTGGAGAGCTTGGAGAAGAAGTCATTGTGAAGAGAAATGATGAGGTAGTAATAGAGGAAATAGAAGAACTGAGCCCGGACTTAATTTTCCTTTCACCAGGGCCGTGTTCCCCAGGTGAAACCCCGATGACCCTGGATGTCATCGACCGATTCAAAGGAGACATTCCTATCTTTGGTGTTTGTCTTGGTCATCAGGCAATAGCTCAAGTGTTCGGAGGAAGTGTCGTACGCTCGGAGAAATTGATGCACGGCAAAAGCTCTCGTATTTTCCATGATGGAAAAGGGATTTATGAAGGGTTAAGCAATCCGATGGAGGCAATGCGCTATCATTCATTGATTGTAGAGCTTTCTGATTTGCCGGAGTGTTTTGAAGTAACGGCTTCAACCGTCGAAGGGGAATTGATGGGGATACGCCACCTCACTTTTCCTATTGAGGGGGTTCAATTCCACCCGGAGTCTATTGGTACAGGTGAAGGGAAGCAATTATTGAAAAATGTCATCCAAAACCGCGTGAAAGCCTTTATACCTTGA
- a CDS encoding ABC transporter ATP-binding protein → MPILEVENVSLQFGGVKALDDVSYHLEKGEIFSLIGPNGAGKTSMLNCISGLYKPTAGSIRFNGKEILGMKPYKRTSLGIARAFQNIALFEHMSVLDNLKLGRHVKMKAGIFTGGLYWGGAEKEEVAHRHAVEEVIEFLEMQDIRHTPVGTLPYGLKKRVEVGRALALEPELILLDEPMAGMNSAEKEDMARFILDMHELNGITVFLIEHDMGVIMDLSDKIAVLDFGKRIGFGTPEEIQKNPDVIKAYLGEQEVIT, encoded by the coding sequence TTGCCTATCTTAGAAGTCGAAAATGTATCGTTGCAGTTTGGTGGTGTAAAAGCTTTGGACGATGTGTCTTATCACCTTGAAAAGGGTGAGATCTTTTCTTTAATTGGACCGAATGGGGCAGGGAAGACGAGTATGCTGAATTGTATAAGCGGACTGTACAAACCGACAGCAGGCTCTATCCGTTTTAACGGAAAAGAAATTCTTGGGATGAAACCGTACAAAAGAACTTCGTTAGGCATTGCTCGTGCGTTTCAGAATATCGCTCTGTTTGAACATATGTCTGTCCTGGACAATCTGAAGCTGGGACGTCATGTCAAAATGAAAGCGGGAATTTTTACGGGTGGACTTTATTGGGGTGGTGCGGAGAAGGAAGAGGTCGCGCATCGGCATGCGGTCGAAGAAGTGATTGAATTTCTCGAAATGCAGGACATCCGTCATACGCCCGTCGGTACACTTCCATACGGATTGAAAAAAAGGGTAGAGGTAGGTCGAGCGCTTGCCCTGGAACCTGAATTGATTTTGCTTGATGAACCAATGGCCGGAATGAATAGTGCTGAAAAAGAAGACATGGCCCGATTCATTTTGGATATGCATGAACTGAATGGAATTACGGTTTTCCTCATTGAACACGATATGGGGGTCATCATGGACCTTTCTGACAAAATCGCTGTCCTGGACTTTGGAAAACGAATCGGGTTCGGAACCCCAGAAGAAATACAGAAGAACCCGGATGTTATCAAGGCATATTTGGGTGAACAAGAAGTGATCACATAA
- the trpC gene encoding indole-3-glycerol phosphate synthase TrpC codes for MLETILAVKQQEIEKLYLPEEQSFAHHSLYESLKTAPFAAGLIAEVKKASPSKGIIREDFNPVRIAHDYATAGVQAISVLTDQHFFQGHRDYLTNIKKVVDVPVLRKDFIIDSLQVAESAYIGADAILLIGEALEAGKLHELYLQAYELGLEVLVEVHSEETLTKVLNEFTPKILGINNRNLHTFETKLSQTERMAKLAPKECLLVSESGITSHDDLQKVAEYGAEGVLVGESLMRKKDIKEAVRQLLEGVNVR; via the coding sequence ATGCTTGAAACCATCCTAGCTGTAAAACAACAGGAAATCGAAAAACTATATTTGCCAGAAGAGCAATCATTCGCTCATCATTCTCTCTATGAATCTCTGAAGACCGCACCGTTTGCAGCAGGATTAATTGCAGAGGTGAAAAAAGCTTCTCCATCAAAGGGGATCATACGGGAGGACTTCAACCCTGTCCGTATCGCCCATGACTATGCTACGGCAGGTGTGCAAGCTATTTCGGTTCTTACGGATCAGCATTTTTTCCAAGGCCACCGTGATTACTTGACGAATATCAAGAAAGTGGTGGATGTTCCTGTATTACGTAAAGACTTTATTATCGATTCTTTGCAAGTAGCTGAGAGTGCGTACATCGGAGCTGATGCTATTCTGTTGATCGGGGAAGCATTGGAAGCCGGTAAGTTGCATGAACTCTATCTTCAAGCCTACGAGCTTGGATTGGAAGTGCTTGTGGAAGTCCACAGTGAAGAAACATTAACTAAAGTACTGAATGAGTTTACACCGAAAATCCTGGGGATCAACAATCGAAACCTTCATACGTTTGAAACGAAACTTTCTCAAACTGAGCGTATGGCAAAGCTTGCACCGAAGGAGTGTTTGTTGGTTTCAGAAAGTGGCATCACCTCCCATGATGATTTACAGAAAGTAGCTGAGTATGGGGCTGAAGGTGTGCTGGTCGGAGAATCTCTCATGCGAAAGAAAGATATCAAGGAAGCGGTCCGTCAGTTGTTGGAAGGAGTGAATGTTCGATGA
- a CDS encoding phosphoribosylanthranilate isomerase: protein MKEPIVKLCGNRSLSDVAKTSSSQASHLGFIFVRRTKRYVRPEYVGRWVKKIRPRQKIVGVFIEPTIEEIEEILHFVPLDVIQLHGNETVSQLLRIKEAFGLPVWKVVHHQSNGIKQMEVFRGVADGYIVDSKVEGASGGDGSPFRLECCADLPERSV, encoded by the coding sequence ATGAAAGAACCGATTGTAAAATTATGTGGGAACAGATCTTTATCAGACGTAGCCAAAACTTCTTCTTCCCAAGCATCTCACCTGGGTTTCATCTTTGTCAGGAGAACAAAACGATATGTCCGACCTGAATATGTCGGGCGCTGGGTGAAAAAAATCCGACCAAGACAAAAAATCGTCGGGGTTTTCATCGAGCCTACGATTGAGGAAATTGAAGAGATTCTTCATTTTGTCCCATTAGATGTCATTCAACTGCATGGGAATGAGACGGTATCTCAGTTGTTGAGAATCAAAGAAGCCTTCGGGCTGCCGGTTTGGAAAGTGGTTCACCATCAATCCAATGGGATTAAACAAATGGAGGTCTTCCGTGGTGTTGCTGATGGATACATTGTGGACAGTAAAGTCGAGGGTGCTTCAGGGGGGGACGGGAGTCCGTTTCGATTGGAATGCTGTGCCGACCTACCAGAAAGAAGCGTATGA
- a CDS encoding AMP-binding protein, translating into MTHRTLPQLLFDKAEKEGRKVAFRQKNLGIWKEWTWRKYCREVESLALGFQEELSIQAGDRIGIIGDNRPNWIVTELAAQSIGAIPVGIYQDASSNALAHYLHECEPRILVVEDQEQVDKLLEIIDSFPTIEAILFYNDKGLRSYSHDKLMDLKSVQDVGRTRASEDPSIFEHQIKKSEVDGYCFHWVYFRSDKSSKSCDLHTYQPDSNGFIYS; encoded by the coding sequence ATGACTCACCGAACGCTGCCTCAGCTTTTATTTGATAAAGCGGAGAAAGAAGGGAGGAAAGTGGCCTTCCGTCAGAAGAATTTGGGCATTTGGAAAGAATGGACCTGGCGTAAATATTGCAGAGAGGTAGAATCACTTGCTCTTGGATTTCAAGAAGAGCTTTCGATTCAAGCAGGCGACCGCATCGGAATTATTGGAGACAATCGACCAAACTGGATTGTTACTGAACTGGCAGCACAGTCGATTGGGGCCATCCCTGTGGGGATATATCAGGATGCTTCGTCTAACGCGCTGGCCCATTACTTACACGAATGTGAACCTAGAATTTTAGTAGTTGAGGATCAGGAACAGGTGGACAAGCTTCTTGAAATCATCGATTCTTTTCCAACCATTGAGGCTATCCTTTTCTATAATGACAAAGGTCTCCGGTCCTATTCGCATGACAAACTTATGGATTTGAAAAGTGTACAAGACGTTGGTAGAACACGTGCCAGTGAAGATCCTTCTATTTTTGAGCATCAAATAAAAAAAAGTGAAGTCGATGGATATTGCTTTCATTGGGTTTACTTCCGGAGTGACAAGTCTTCCAAAAGCTGCGACCTTCACACATACCAACCTGATTCAAACGGCTTTATCTATTCATGA